In Saccharicrinis fermentans DSM 9555 = JCM 21142, a genomic segment contains:
- the istB gene encoding IS21-like element helper ATPase IstB, whose translation MNEVTDQFKSLRMPGMAQCWASLLETRKLDGLSFYEGVQLLLQAEKDQRRTNRNARLISAARFRYQVTIEELSFDAARGLERGKVMQMATCEYIKQGAPIIITGPTGTGKSWLGTALGHHACLMGYKVAYFNIMKLFETMTLHRVEASLPKFFDKMARMDLLIIDDFAVRKMDGQQLLDFMELIEDRHARKSTIIMSQLKVADWYDVMLSNTTAADAIMDRIVHTAYRFDLKGDTRRKQQN comes from the coding sequence ATGAATGAAGTTACAGATCAATTTAAAAGTTTACGAATGCCGGGCATGGCCCAATGCTGGGCTTCGCTGCTTGAAACGCGAAAACTGGACGGCCTTTCGTTTTATGAGGGCGTGCAATTGTTATTACAGGCGGAAAAGGATCAGCGCAGAACAAACCGTAACGCACGTTTAATATCGGCTGCACGCTTCCGCTATCAGGTAACCATCGAAGAACTAAGCTTTGATGCGGCCAGAGGACTGGAGCGTGGTAAAGTTATGCAAATGGCTACTTGTGAATATATCAAACAGGGGGCACCGATCATCATCACCGGACCTACAGGTACAGGTAAGAGCTGGCTGGGAACCGCACTAGGGCACCACGCTTGTTTAATGGGCTATAAGGTGGCCTACTTTAATATCATGAAGCTTTTTGAAACCATGACTCTTCACAGGGTTGAAGCATCCTTACCGAAGTTCTTTGACAAGATGGCTCGAATGGACCTGCTCATCATTGATGATTTTGCTGTAAGAAAAATGGATGGCCAACAGTTACTGGATTTTATGGAGCTTATTGAAGACCGACACGCAAGAAAGTCCACTATTATCATGAGCCAGTTAAAGGTTGCTGACTGGTATGATGTAATGTTGTCGAACACTACGGCTGCCGATGCCATTATGGATAGAATCGTGCATACTGCATACCGCTTCGATCTCAAAGGAGATACAAGGCGTAAACAACAGAATTAA
- the istA gene encoding IS21 family transposase has product MLRLHHNGVSNRQIAKDLSVNKETVNRYVKLAKLDELSITDLLKLDDPVLQHRMNGGSPSYPEGERFDDFKKKLSYFEDEMKRPHVTLKLLWEEYIAEHPKGYGLTQFRYHYRQHTKAKRPVSSSLLKDLYTPGEKLMIDYAGDRLEYVDRETGEIVKVQVFVACMPATDYGFAIAVRSQRSEDFIHALAMCLGSLGGVPKIVVSDNLKAAVVKTDPHEPKINRILEDMANHYGFVVIPARSGKPKDKSLVENQVKIVYNRVYAQLRNQKFYSLEELNKAIGTKMQAHNRKRMQQHPYTREEQFIATEKPELRPLPKERFEVRFYASLKVNPNGFVYLGRDKHHYSTPHVYIGQQTSVIYTRSLVKIYINGECVAMHKRSYNQGRYTYEKEHLASNTQAYRDRSPQYYVRRAQNASQELGEVVEYMFATATVPVETFYKGCEGLLKLQRDTDPHLFKKACDTALLYQKYRYGFIERLIRTECRGVEDVQCRDLFNTFPSHDNVRGKEEYN; this is encoded by the coding sequence ATGCTCAGGCTACATCATAACGGTGTTTCAAACCGCCAGATAGCCAAAGACCTTTCAGTAAATAAGGAAACTGTTAATCGCTATGTAAAGCTCGCAAAATTAGATGAGTTGTCCATAACGGATTTGCTAAAACTGGATGATCCTGTTTTGCAACATCGTATGAACGGAGGCAGTCCTTCTTATCCGGAAGGGGAGCGGTTCGATGACTTTAAGAAGAAGCTGTCCTACTTTGAGGACGAAATGAAACGTCCCCATGTAACCCTTAAATTACTTTGGGAAGAGTACATTGCGGAGCATCCTAAAGGTTATGGGCTAACTCAGTTTCGCTATCATTACCGCCAACATACGAAGGCTAAACGTCCGGTATCTTCTTCGTTGTTGAAAGATTTGTACACGCCGGGCGAAAAACTAATGATTGATTATGCAGGAGATCGATTAGAGTACGTCGATAGAGAAACTGGAGAGATAGTTAAGGTGCAAGTTTTTGTCGCCTGTATGCCGGCAACAGACTACGGTTTTGCAATTGCAGTTCGCTCTCAAAGAAGTGAAGATTTTATACATGCCCTGGCTATGTGCTTGGGTTCGCTTGGGGGTGTGCCAAAGATAGTTGTAAGTGACAATTTAAAGGCGGCAGTGGTAAAGACCGATCCTCACGAACCGAAAATCAACCGCATCTTAGAAGACATGGCCAATCATTACGGCTTTGTGGTTATCCCCGCAAGGTCCGGGAAACCAAAGGACAAAAGTTTGGTTGAAAATCAGGTTAAGATTGTTTATAACCGGGTTTATGCCCAACTTCGCAACCAAAAGTTCTACTCACTGGAAGAGCTGAACAAGGCCATTGGGACGAAGATGCAGGCACATAACCGTAAGCGTATGCAGCAACATCCTTACACGCGCGAAGAGCAGTTTATAGCAACAGAAAAACCAGAGCTTCGCCCTCTTCCGAAAGAACGGTTTGAGGTTCGCTTTTATGCAAGTCTAAAAGTCAATCCCAACGGTTTCGTTTACCTAGGACGTGACAAGCACCATTACTCAACACCACATGTGTACATCGGTCAGCAAACCAGTGTTATTTACACACGCAGCCTTGTCAAGATTTACATCAACGGTGAATGCGTGGCCATGCACAAGAGATCCTATAATCAGGGTAGGTATACTTACGAGAAGGAGCACCTGGCTTCCAACACTCAGGCCTATCGGGATCGTTCGCCCCAATACTATGTCAGACGTGCACAAAATGCATCGCAGGAACTTGGAGAAGTGGTCGAGTACATGTTTGCAACAGCAACGGTTCCAGTTGAAACATTTTACAAAGGCTGTGAGGGCTTGCTGAAACTACAGAGAGATACAGATCCTCATTTGTTTAAAAAGGCATGCGACACGGCACTACTGTATCAAAAATACCGCTATGGTTTTATTGAGCGCTTAATCAGGACTGAATGCCGGGGCGTGGAAGATGTGCAATGCCGGGACTTGTTCAACACCTTCCCTTCCCATGACAATGTAAGAGGGAAAGAGGAATATAATTAA
- a CDS encoding glycoside hydrolase family 108 protein, whose protein sequence is MKTFDELFIGVIKHEGYYANVTGDRGGETYMGVARNLHPKWEGWAYIDAFKEMHGTIKRNFKIDIPELTQLVKDFYKKAFYDKYNIESINNGSLQEIIFDWCVNSGHWGSRGVQRVLNQSFHTNLKMDGVIGKNTISAINHCNAQSLFDAIKMARIRYYYSIAKRGENYKFLKGWLKRIDGIKFRE, encoded by the coding sequence ATGAAGACATTTGATGAACTCTTTATTGGTGTAATAAAGCATGAAGGATATTATGCCAATGTTACTGGCGACCGTGGTGGAGAAACCTATATGGGTGTAGCCCGAAACCTGCATCCAAAATGGGAAGGTTGGGCGTACATAGATGCTTTTAAAGAGATGCACGGCACAATCAAGCGGAATTTCAAAATAGATATTCCAGAACTGACCCAATTGGTAAAAGACTTCTACAAAAAAGCATTCTACGATAAATACAATATCGAGAGCATCAATAATGGCTCACTACAAGAAATTATCTTTGATTGGTGCGTTAATAGTGGACATTGGGGAAGCCGTGGTGTTCAGCGTGTGTTGAATCAGTCGTTTCATACTAACTTAAAAATGGATGGAGTAATTGGAAAAAATACGATTTCAGCTATCAACCATTGCAATGCTCAATCCCTATTTGATGCCATTAAAATGGCTCGAATTAGGTATTACTATTCCATTGCTAAACGAGGTGAGAATTATAAGTTTTTAAAGGGATGGTTGAAGAGGATTGATGGAATTAAGTTTAGAGAATGA
- a CDS encoding cation transporter: MYKSLYHISKMDCPSEENMIRMKLDGLVVIKKLEFDIENRNLTIFHSENDDEILSRLEALNFGAKLSNSETIEESELVLEDSNVQSKLLWSVLIINFVFFIIEMSTGVISKSMGLVADSLDMLADSFVYGLSLWAVGSTVLRKKKVALWSGYFQLSLALLGIIEVVRRFIGSEEMPDYRIMIGVSIFALIANAACLVLLQKSKSNEAHMKASMIFTSNDVIINGGVILAGVLVLLTQSKYPDLIIGSIVFLIVVRGAVRILNLGK; this comes from the coding sequence ATGTATAAATCATTATACCACATATCAAAAATGGATTGTCCATCCGAAGAAAACATGATACGCATGAAGTTGGATGGATTGGTGGTAATCAAGAAACTAGAGTTTGATATTGAAAATCGAAACCTTACCATCTTTCATTCTGAAAATGATGATGAAATACTTTCTCGATTGGAAGCGTTAAACTTTGGAGCGAAATTGTCTAATTCCGAAACTATTGAGGAAAGCGAATTAGTATTAGAAGATTCCAATGTGCAGTCAAAACTACTTTGGTCTGTGCTTATTATCAATTTCGTTTTCTTTATAATCGAAATGTCAACTGGTGTTATTTCCAAATCAATGGGTTTGGTTGCAGATTCTTTGGATATGTTAGCCGATTCATTTGTTTATGGATTAAGCCTTTGGGCAGTTGGTTCTACAGTATTACGAAAAAAGAAAGTAGCACTTTGGAGTGGATATTTTCAATTATCGCTTGCTCTTTTGGGTATTATAGAAGTTGTAAGAAGGTTCATAGGTTCTGAAGAAATGCCAGATTACCGAATTATGATTGGAGTTTCTATTTTTGCCCTTATTGCAAATGCGGCTTGTTTGGTCTTACTTCAAAAGTCAAAAAGCAATGAAGCGCACATGAAAGCAAGTATGATTTTCACTTCCAATGATGTAATAATAAATGGAGGAGTAATTCTTGCAGGGGTTTTGGTATTACTCACGCAATCCAAATATCCTGATTTAATTATTGGTTCAATTGTATTTCTGATTGTTGTAAGAGGGGCTGTGAGAATTTTGAATTTAGGAAAATGA
- a CDS encoding HYC_CC_PP family protein produces MLRKITNIVVALFLLVSTTGITISMHYCGGEYVSTSINKEAKSCCDGTGGCCENKSLHFEVKDDYVNAVQFETTKIVSIDILFPILLAINLELFPEEINVIKEFIDTSPPPKIQTRLSLLQTYLC; encoded by the coding sequence ATGCTTAGAAAAATAACAAATATCGTTGTAGCTCTGTTTCTTCTGGTTTCGACCACAGGAATAACTATTTCTATGCATTATTGTGGAGGTGAATATGTTTCAACATCAATCAATAAAGAAGCTAAATCATGCTGTGATGGCACTGGTGGTTGCTGTGAAAACAAATCACTCCATTTTGAAGTAAAGGATGACTATGTAAATGCAGTACAATTTGAAACAACTAAAATTGTATCTATAGACATTCTATTTCCGATTCTTTTAGCCATTAATTTAGAATTATTTCCAGAGGAAATTAATGTCATTAAAGAATTCATTGACACTTCACCACCCCCTAAAATACAAACTCGCCTTTCTTTACTGCAAACATATCTTTGTTAG
- a CDS encoding efflux RND transporter permease subunit, translating into MLNRIIKFFLDNRLVTLLVLTVFISWGIVNSPFGWETGILPSDPVPVDAIPDIGENQQIVYTEWAGRSPQDMEDQVSYPLTTSLLGIPGVKTIRSNSIFGVSSIYIIFDDDVEFYWSRTRILEKLNSLPAGTLPDGVTPSLGPDATALGQIYWYTLEGRDKHGNPSGGWDPHELRTIQDFYVKYSLTSAKGVSEVASIGGYVKEYQVDIDPNAMKAHGVDVAEIMSAVKNSNLDIGARTLEYNRAEYLIRAIGYIKTIEDLEKSVVAVRENVPIRLKDVAKVHFGPATRRGGLDKGGAEAVGGVVVARYGANPLHTIDNVKAKIAEIEAGLPSKILDDGTVSKVTIVPFYDRTGLIKETLGTLEEAISLELLISILVVIVLVLNLRASFLISSLLPIGVLITFITMRQFGVDANIVALSGIAIAIGVMVDVGIVFTENIIRHAELPDNIGARGKKLVTVIYTATTEVAGAVITALATTIISFLPVFAMEAAEGKLFKPLAYTKTFTMLAALVIGLIIIPTLAHIVFSIKFDKEKYKKLLSGIIAVAGIIISIASGYYIALALTAYGANGFFHDKWKKEKKEWINYINIGITIVVVVFFLTKAWMPLGAQNSQFANFFFVIAIVGTVLGALSLVIVFYDKILKWALANKWKFLITPILIILFGITTWQGFDKMFGFMPNFIKNSSAYQSISETIPGIGKEFMPSLDEGSFLLMPTTMPHSGVAENVEVIQLLDKQLNSIPEVESVVGKWGRVSSALDPAPTSMFENIINYKSEYMLNEKGHRMRFKVNDDDAFELKDGSTYNPKNDAFRLIEKDKLIEAKNGEYFRQWRKEINSPDDIWNEIINKAKIPGLTSAPKLQPIATRLVMLQTGMRAPMGIKVFGPDLETIEKVGYQIESYLKHVEGVSVQSVFADRVVGKPYIELEINRDDISRYGLSILKLQNVLSGVIGGMKLTSTVEGRERFPVRMRYAREFRDNPDELKNILIPTPSGVQVPLDELVSINYVRGPQLIKSENTFLVGYVIFDKLPEYAEVDVVENAIAYLDDQIEKGEFELPLGVSYVFTGNYENQIRATKRLLVVVPISLMIIFLILYFQFKSVTSTALIFSGIIVALSGGFIMLWLYGQPWFLDANIGGIELRNLFQVNTINLSVAVWVGFIALFGVATDDGVLISTYIQQLMEKDKPSTVSEVRALILEAGSKRVRPAIMTTATTIIALLPVLTSTGKGSDIMIPMAIPLFGGMTIEVLTMFMVPVLYSMWQERKIKNSSQTTQEGDYENI; encoded by the coding sequence ATGTTGAATAGAATAATCAAATTCTTTCTTGATAACAGATTAGTAACCTTACTGGTATTGACTGTTTTCATATCGTGGGGAATAGTAAATTCTCCCTTTGGATGGGAAACAGGTATTCTGCCATCCGACCCTGTTCCTGTTGATGCCATTCCTGATATTGGCGAAAATCAACAAATAGTTTACACCGAATGGGCTGGTCGCTCCCCACAGGATATGGAAGACCAAGTTTCTTATCCTTTAACGACTTCTCTTTTAGGGATACCCGGTGTTAAAACGATTAGGAGTAATTCCATTTTTGGGGTTTCAAGTATCTATATCATTTTTGATGATGATGTAGAATTCTATTGGAGTCGTACCCGAATTTTGGAGAAACTAAACTCGCTTCCGGCAGGTACATTACCCGATGGTGTTACCCCATCATTAGGGCCAGATGCTACAGCGTTAGGTCAAATTTATTGGTACACACTTGAAGGTAGAGACAAACATGGAAATCCATCAGGAGGTTGGGATCCCCACGAACTTCGTACCATACAAGATTTCTACGTAAAGTATTCCTTAACATCTGCAAAAGGTGTATCAGAAGTTGCTTCAATAGGTGGCTACGTAAAGGAATATCAAGTTGATATTGACCCTAATGCAATGAAAGCTCATGGCGTGGATGTGGCTGAAATAATGTCTGCCGTTAAAAATAGTAATCTCGACATTGGGGCGAGAACCCTAGAGTATAATCGTGCAGAATACCTTATCAGAGCAATTGGATATATTAAAACCATTGAAGACCTCGAAAAAAGCGTAGTTGCAGTTCGTGAAAATGTTCCTATCCGTCTTAAAGATGTGGCTAAGGTTCACTTTGGGCCAGCAACACGAAGAGGCGGTTTAGATAAAGGTGGTGCAGAAGCTGTGGGAGGTGTGGTTGTTGCAAGATACGGTGCAAATCCTTTACACACCATTGATAATGTAAAAGCAAAAATTGCTGAGATAGAAGCCGGATTACCTTCAAAAATATTGGATGATGGAACAGTCTCCAAAGTTACCATAGTCCCCTTCTACGACCGCACAGGACTGATTAAGGAAACCTTGGGAACACTGGAAGAAGCCATTAGTTTAGAATTACTGATTAGTATTTTGGTAGTTATTGTATTGGTGCTTAATCTTCGAGCATCCTTTTTAATTTCAAGCTTATTGCCCATTGGTGTATTAATCACTTTTATTACCATGCGCCAATTTGGTGTAGATGCCAACATTGTAGCCCTTTCGGGAATCGCTATTGCCATTGGGGTTATGGTAGATGTCGGGATAGTTTTTACCGAAAATATTATTCGACATGCAGAACTGCCGGATAATATCGGAGCAAGAGGCAAAAAGCTAGTTACTGTTATTTACACAGCAACTACCGAAGTGGCAGGTGCGGTTATTACCGCTTTAGCAACTACCATCATTAGTTTCTTGCCTGTTTTTGCAATGGAAGCAGCCGAGGGTAAGCTTTTTAAACCATTGGCATATACAAAAACCTTTACCATGCTTGCCGCTTTAGTGATAGGTTTAATTATTATTCCAACACTGGCTCACATCGTATTTTCCATAAAATTTGATAAGGAAAAATACAAAAAACTACTAAGTGGAATTATTGCTGTTGCAGGTATCATTATCTCAATTGCCAGTGGATATTATATTGCATTGGCATTGACAGCCTACGGTGCAAATGGGTTTTTCCATGATAAATGGAAGAAGGAGAAAAAGGAATGGATAAACTATATTAATATAGGCATAACCATTGTTGTTGTAGTTTTCTTTCTAACAAAGGCTTGGATGCCTTTGGGTGCTCAAAACAGTCAATTTGCAAACTTCTTCTTTGTAATCGCTATTGTTGGTACTGTACTTGGCGCATTGTCGTTGGTTATTGTCTTTTACGACAAAATTCTGAAATGGGCATTAGCTAACAAATGGAAGTTTTTAATCACTCCAATTTTAATCATACTTTTTGGAATTACTACTTGGCAAGGTTTTGATAAAATGTTTGGGTTTATGCCCAACTTTATTAAAAATAGCTCGGCTTATCAGAGCATAAGCGAAACCATTCCCGGTATTGGCAAGGAATTTATGCCATCATTGGATGAAGGCTCGTTCTTGTTGATGCCCACTACCATGCCACACTCAGGCGTTGCTGAGAATGTTGAAGTGATTCAGTTGTTGGATAAACAACTCAATTCCATCCCAGAAGTGGAGAGCGTAGTGGGTAAATGGGGGCGTGTAAGTTCTGCATTAGACCCTGCACCAACCTCCATGTTCGAGAATATCATCAATTACAAGTCGGAGTACATGCTCAATGAAAAAGGACATCGGATGCGATTTAAGGTGAATGATGATGATGCCTTTGAATTAAAGGATGGCAGTACCTATAATCCGAAAAACGATGCCTTTCGATTAATCGAAAAGGATAAGCTTATCGAAGCTAAAAATGGAGAGTATTTCCGTCAATGGCGTAAAGAGATTAATTCGCCTGATGATATTTGGAACGAAATTATAAATAAGGCTAAAATACCCGGATTGACTTCTGCCCCTAAACTTCAACCGATTGCCACTCGATTGGTTATGTTGCAAACAGGAATGAGAGCGCCTATGGGGATTAAAGTTTTTGGCCCCGATTTAGAAACCATCGAAAAGGTGGGGTATCAAATTGAATCATATCTAAAACATGTAGAAGGTGTTTCTGTACAATCAGTTTTTGCTGATAGAGTTGTCGGAAAGCCTTATATCGAATTGGAAATAAACAGGGATGACATTTCTCGATATGGGTTAAGTATTCTAAAATTACAGAATGTTTTAAGCGGAGTTATTGGAGGAATGAAATTGACCTCTACCGTTGAAGGTAGAGAACGTTTTCCTGTACGTATGCGCTATGCAAGGGAGTTTAGGGATAATCCAGACGAATTGAAAAACATTCTGATTCCAACTCCGTCAGGTGTTCAAGTGCCTTTGGACGAATTAGTAAGCATCAACTATGTTCGTGGCCCTCAATTAATAAAGAGTGAAAACACCTTTTTGGTGGGCTATGTAATTTTCGACAAATTACCTGAATATGCAGAGGTTGACGTAGTCGAAAATGCAATTGCATATTTGGATGACCAGATTGAAAAGGGTGAGTTTGAGTTACCATTAGGAGTTAGCTACGTGTTTACCGGAAATTACGAGAATCAAATCCGAGCAACGAAACGACTTTTAGTGGTTGTTCCCATTTCATTAATGATTATTTTCCTTATCCTTTATTTTCAATTTAAATCTGTTACATCTACAGCTTTAATATTCTCAGGCATTATTGTCGCTTTATCGGGTGGGTTTATCATGCTTTGGCTTTATGGTCAACCGTGGTTTTTGGATGCTAACATAGGAGGCATTGAATTACGGAATCTATTTCAGGTCAACACTATTAATTTGAGTGTAGCTGTGTGGGTAGGTTTTATTGCGCTATTTGGCGTTGCCACCGATGATGGGGTGTTGATAAGCACTTATATCCAACAACTAATGGAAAAGGATAAGCCTAGTACTGTGTCGGAAGTAAGAGCTTTAATTCTCGAAGCTGGTTCAAAAAGGGTGCGCCCTGCAATAATGACCACAGCTACTACAATTATTGCACTACTCCCTGTTCTAACATCTACAGGAAAAGGTTCAGACATAATGATACCAATGGCAATTCCCTTATTTGGGGGTATGACCATTGAGGTATTAACGATGTTTATGGTTCCAGTCCTATACAGTATGTGGCAAGAGCGAAAAATTAAAAACAGTTCACAAACCACTCAAGAAGGAGATTATGAAAACATATAA
- a CDS encoding TolC family protein: MKTYKIYITLLFIFFLSLSIQAQSEIDSYLITGAKNNPGLKAKFNEYLAALEKVPQVGALPDPTMAFGYFIQPVETRVGAQQAKISVAQMFPWFGTLNAKEDVATEMAKAKFQLFEEAKSKLFYDIKSTWYNLYFTSRAIAIARDNIEILHTFQKLALVKIESGKASAVDELRVEMEILDIENQLLQLIDKLQIQKVAFNNFINVGASDDIYIPDVLESVDLTFDRAAILDSIKLNNHQVLNLEFQEASYEYQQVVAKKMGKPNFSVGIDYTFIGESSNTMLAPGESGRDAIMFPVVGISIPLYRKKYTSMVKEAVFMQEATLNEKVDKINVLESIYEKANADYQDAKRQINLHNKQLGLAKKSLRILESEYATDGKNFEEILRMERKVLMHSLELEKARADLNASIAFIHYLMGK; this comes from the coding sequence ATGAAAACATATAAGATATATATAACATTATTATTCATTTTCTTTTTGAGCTTATCTATTCAGGCTCAAAGTGAAATTGATAGCTATTTGATAACTGGAGCTAAAAACAATCCGGGATTAAAAGCCAAGTTTAATGAATATTTAGCAGCGTTAGAGAAAGTCCCACAAGTTGGAGCTTTGCCCGACCCTACGATGGCTTTTGGATACTTTATTCAGCCTGTTGAAACCCGTGTTGGTGCGCAACAAGCCAAAATAAGTGTAGCGCAAATGTTCCCTTGGTTCGGAACACTTAATGCCAAAGAGGATGTTGCAACCGAAATGGCAAAAGCTAAATTTCAATTATTTGAGGAAGCTAAATCAAAACTCTTTTATGATATTAAATCAACTTGGTATAACCTTTATTTTACAAGTAGAGCAATTGCTATTGCAAGAGATAACATTGAAATCTTGCATACATTTCAAAAATTGGCTCTTGTAAAAATAGAATCAGGTAAAGCTTCGGCAGTTGATGAATTAAGGGTTGAGATGGAAATACTGGATATTGAAAATCAATTGTTACAACTAATTGATAAACTTCAAATTCAGAAAGTTGCTTTTAACAATTTTATAAATGTCGGAGCATCAGATGATATATATATCCCAGATGTACTTGAATCAGTTGATTTAACATTCGACCGAGCAGCCATTCTTGATAGTATTAAACTAAATAATCATCAGGTGCTAAACCTCGAATTTCAAGAAGCTTCTTACGAATATCAGCAAGTAGTCGCAAAAAAAATGGGGAAACCAAATTTCTCTGTTGGAATCGACTACACTTTTATTGGAGAATCATCGAATACAATGCTTGCGCCGGGTGAATCAGGAAGAGATGCTATTATGTTTCCGGTGGTAGGAATAAGCATCCCTCTTTATCGAAAGAAATATACCTCAATGGTCAAGGAGGCTGTATTTATGCAGGAAGCAACTCTAAATGAAAAGGTTGATAAGATAAACGTTCTTGAAAGCATTTATGAAAAAGCAAATGCCGATTATCAAGATGCTAAACGTCAAATTAATTTGCATAATAAGCAATTAGGGCTTGCGAAAAAATCACTACGAATATTAGAATCAGAATACGCCACTGATGGTAAAAATTTTGAGGAAATATTACGCATGGAACGAAAGGTTTTAATGCACAGTCTTGAACTTGAAAAAGCGAGAGCTGACTTGAATGCTTCAATTGCATTTATACATTATTTGATGGGTAAATAA
- a CDS encoding efflux RND transporter periplasmic adaptor subunit encodes MKTKIDIDKKSVRNYSIVLIIGLVLGWVFFHSSEKTTEASHNHVEQAEAATIWTCSMHPQIKQDKPGQCPICAMDLIPLETNTNNEVGIDPNEIQMSESAMKLAQIQTLIVKKEYSNKEVYLLGKVKPDERNISELTARFGGRIEKLYTNFTGQNVVKGEKLATIYSPELVTAQKELLESIEYKESNPSFYRASRNKLKLWDLTDAQIDGIETKGEPQNYFDVLSPISGTVTMRHVSVGDYIKEGNALFQVINLKKVWLMFDAYESDLPWLHEGNKVEFTVQSIPGETFTGKVTFIDPFLDAKTRVANVRVEVDNPKLELKPEMFANGIIKPKISGGKKDLMIPKTSVLWTGKRAVVYVKVPEREHNSFLYREITLGPEAGDFYIVKEGLSEGEEIAVNGVFKIDAASQLEGKPSMMNPSGGAGSTPHDMSKMGKNAEKQIDHSKMDMSQKAEPTSAETKANLEHAMFKVSGNCDLCKATIEKAVKGLEGINVADWNVETKQMHVSFNNDKVSLDKIHKTIAAAGYDTEMVKGNDNAYKNLPECCQYTRE; translated from the coding sequence ATGAAAACAAAAATAGATATAGATAAAAAAAGCGTTAGAAATTATTCTATCGTTCTGATTATAGGACTTGTACTTGGTTGGGTATTTTTTCATAGTTCCGAAAAAACAACAGAAGCTTCACACAATCATGTTGAACAGGCGGAAGCAGCTACAATTTGGACATGTTCAATGCATCCTCAAATTAAGCAGGACAAACCCGGACAGTGTCCTATTTGCGCAATGGATTTAATCCCTTTGGAGACAAATACGAACAACGAGGTTGGGATTGACCCAAATGAAATCCAAATGAGTGAATCTGCAATGAAACTAGCCCAGATTCAAACATTAATTGTAAAAAAGGAATATTCAAATAAGGAAGTCTATTTATTGGGTAAAGTTAAACCTGACGAACGAAATATTTCCGAGCTAACAGCTAGATTTGGTGGGCGAATTGAAAAATTATACACCAACTTTACAGGACAGAATGTTGTAAAAGGGGAAAAATTGGCAACCATTTATTCTCCTGAATTGGTAACAGCTCAAAAAGAACTCCTTGAATCTATAGAATACAAAGAATCTAATCCTTCATTTTACCGAGCTTCAAGAAATAAACTTAAGCTTTGGGATTTAACGGATGCTCAAATTGATGGTATCGAAACAAAAGGAGAGCCACAAAACTACTTTGATGTTCTTTCTCCAATCTCTGGTACCGTTACTATGCGACATGTCTCTGTAGGTGATTATATTAAAGAAGGTAATGCTTTGTTTCAAGTAATTAACCTTAAAAAGGTATGGTTAATGTTTGATGCTTATGAAAGCGATTTACCGTGGTTGCATGAAGGGAATAAAGTGGAATTTACAGTGCAATCCATACCGGGTGAAACTTTTACAGGAAAAGTAACCTTCATTGACCCATTCCTCGATGCAAAAACAAGAGTAGCTAATGTGCGTGTTGAAGTGGATAATCCAAAACTTGAATTAAAGCCCGAAATGTTTGCCAATGGCATAATCAAACCTAAAATATCAGGTGGAAAGAAAGATTTAATGATACCCAAAACATCTGTTTTGTGGACAGGCAAACGAGCTGTTGTATATGTTAAAGTACCTGAGCGAGAACACAATTCCTTTCTATATCGCGAAATCACACTTGGACCAGAGGCAGGTGATTTTTATATCGTTAAGGAAGGACTTTCTGAAGGCGAAGAAATTGCCGTAAACGGAGTATTTAAAATTGATGCAGCCTCTCAACTAGAAGGTAAACCAAGCATGATGAACCCATCAGGTGGAGCAGGTTCAACGCCTCATGACATGAGTAAAATGGGTAAGAATGCAGAAAAACAAATAGACCATTCAAAAATGGATATGTCACAAAAAGCAGAACCAACAAGTGCTGAAACAAAAGCAAATCTTGAACACGCCATGTTTAAAGTTTCGGGTAATTGCGACTTGTGCAAAGCAACAATCGAAAAAGCAGTAAAAGGTCTTGAAGGTATTAATGTTGCCGATTGGAATGTTGAAACAAAACAAATGCATGTTTCTTTCAATAATGACAAAGTAAGCCTTGACAAAATACATAAGACTATTGCAGCAGCCGGATATGATACCGAAATGGTAAAAGGAAATGATAACGCTTATAAAAATCTACCTGAATGTTGTCAATATACGAGAGAGTAA